In Phaseolus vulgaris cultivar G19833 chromosome 3, P. vulgaris v2.0, whole genome shotgun sequence, the sequence atttttaggGATGATATTGTgatttggaagaaaaataattatcacgtaacttataaataaattaccAAACACGcttttaaactttattttggaaaagatataaaaaagaaaaggtaTGAAAAAAACTTAAGGTCTAggaacaaaatttaatattacgTGTGACATATTTTTCACTTAGTGTTATCCATTTATGACAACAGATGTTTTTGACATCTTATACCTCACCTTTTATGTAtgagactttttttttatttgaagcTATTTTTTACGTTTAAACATAATGCACTTGGAAGAATTGTGGGTTCgtataaaatttttaatatgagttttttttttgtaaatattgaTAAACACTCTTGttaattaacattttattaataaaaaccaATCTCACTTCTTGGAAATTCTTTGGTGGGTTTGAAAATGATCAAATAACATGATATTTTCACCATATCATAGAAAAATGTCtagtatatataattatatttgatAGACAATTCCAAAAATTCATTGTTATGTCATAAACTTTATTAGAAATCaacttataaataatattttgatctTTGATATGTCTTTTTAAGTTGAAGTTAATATTAATAGGTCCAACCAAGTTATGATGCAATGACAAATTGTCAAGTTATCGAATATAATCACAGTGTTCTTATAAATTATGTGGATTTAAGAGTACAATAATTATACATTGATCATATTTAGCTTTTAGAATATCATTGATAAATTACTTTCATGTTCTTGGTGTTGGTGGTAAGTTTGTAATAATTAGTGACAGAAAAAACATTCAATATACTCATAACATAATATATTAGTTTGTAATTAATATCaaacttatttatattaatgtttttttataaattaaaaatattgatgaTCGTTTAACAGTTAATGATCGTCTAGATATGAAAtgacaattattttatataaataggaATTTGTATTTAACTTTATGACATAAGACTGTTAGTTGGACAAAAGTTCAATAGAGTAACTTCAAGTTGTAGTTCTATTTCATAATGAATGATTTGTGTCATAAACACATGTTGAAATTCATTAACATTTCAAttgaattatgtttattttgtgtgttttttttgtGATACTCTTGTTACCGTTTTCTTTGTGTTTATGATAAACATTGTGGAAAAGTTTGTTTGAGTTATTTTCATTACAaattgataaagaaaaaaacaaactcACGGTAATATTTTTACCCTTCACACTCACCTCACCCACTTTTTGTTACTCAACTTGTATTAGCcttgattatttttaaaaaatatagaaaaacatAAACTACTTCCTTTCTTTTAGTTTTGAATCAAgtgttttaattgatatttaataagaacacctttttaaaaatagttttctttaGCAGAAAtacatctttttttcttttatctattTCATTGATCTTTTCTTATATTTAGCTTTATATTGAAgttaatatttgaaaataattttaaaaaattatatcattaaaatattagtttatttaaattagaattataaaaattgttattaaatatgaatttgaattaTATCAAATGAGCATCATACTCGTACTAGTAAAAATATTGCATGTGTCCATATTTTGTATGATTATTATTAGAACATTTGATACAGTGAAAAATAATTACTGTATCAATTAATATAACAGAATATATTTATCAAAacataaaatgtaaaatatgcaATTTATAGTTGATagcaattaataaaaaaaaaattagtaagtGGTTTTTCATGcacacattttttatatttatattcttattttttcactaaatttataattttaatagtttgcaagaaaatattcataatgatattaaaattgttttattatatgattttaataattaaattatttttatatttattttattacagttTTACTCTttatatttagataattttttattaaaataatagatatATCAATATTAGTAAGTAAGATGATCCATTTAacctaataaaattttattttaaaaaggtacatttctcaattattattttcaataaaatattaatttgaatgAAGGGTAACGACCCAACCACaaatgttgttgttgttggcGTGGTCATCGTGGTGGAGAAgacagagagagaaagaaaggtgAATTGAATGGAGTCATTACAGTTCGTGGCTCTCCATTCCCCCATTCGTCACTCCCTTTCCAAACGCACCGTTTCCCTTCCTCCCGCTCACTTGCTCGCCGTGGTGTTCCGGCGCCGGAGAGGAAGCGACGGCGGGACGCGGTGGTGGGGTCCGAAGGCCTGCGCCGTGGAGGTATCGGAGGGGGGGAAGATGGTGATGGAGCTGGTGGGAGCGTTCAACGAGTTGACGGAGAGAATGAACGTGTTATCGACGAGCTCCTCTCGTATTCTGTTCAAGTGCCTCAAACTCTCCATCCCCATCCTCCAAGCTTCCCCTCTCTCTCCCGATGGCCGCTCCCCTCTCTCCAAGGCCTTGTCCGTCGCCATGCTCCTCGCCGATCTCCAAGTTAGTTAACACTCCCACTTACTCTTTCTACTTACCACCACTTTATGCTATTCTAGCTTACACACTACATGTTTAATTCTTATATGATTAAGATCTTAATAagtaaattttgttaatatgttatatatttaatatataactgttgatattttcttctaaaatagAATGCTGAAATTCAgcttagataaaaaaatttaacctaGGACTACTGAAGTCTGATTTATAACCCAGGAGGTCTACTttaatttaataacttttaaatcATATTAGTATTTCTCTAATTCAGAGCATTTAATCAAGAACTTTATCTGGGGTTCGTAATTCTCTTTCAGTATACCCCTTGTTATCATATTAAATTTAGGAATATTCACTAATTTTTACAGAATTCAACTTGTATGGGAATTCATTGGTTTAAATGGTATTCTCCAATTGCGTTcgagttgttcttataatttcgtccttccttttttattttgtatttattgttattattattactttcgTTACTGTTTATCGTTTCTTTATAGTAATTGTGAATGCAGATGGATGCTGAAGTTATCTCTGCCGGGATATTGAGAGAGGTGTTGGAAGCAGGCCAGTTGAGTATACACGAAATCCGGAATCAGATTGGTTTGCCCACTGCTCATTTGCTTCACGAGAGTTTGCGTGTGAACAATATTCCATCCAGAATAGATGTTGTGGATGATGACAATGCTGCTGCATTGAGAAAGTTCTGCCTCACTTACTATGACATCAGGGCTTTGATCCTGGACCTGGCTTTGAAGCTTGACACGATGAGACACCTTGACTATCTGCCCAGATATCAGCAGCAGATACTTTCCTTGCAGGTTATGAAGATACATGCCCCTCTTGCTCATGCTGTGGGAACTACCTACTTGTCACTGGAATTGGAAGATCTATCGTTTCAGTACTTGTTTCCTTATTCATATCTTTACGTGGATTCGTGGTTGCGAAGTCATGAGACTGGGGGTGTATCTCTTATTGACATCTACAAGGAGGAACTTCTCCAGACTCTGAAGGCTGATCCCTTGCTCTCAGAACTTGTGGATGATGTATCGGTCAAAGGTCGATATAAGAGTCGTTACAGCACCATGAAGAAGCTGTTGAAGGATGGTAGGAAGCCAGAAGAGGTGAATGATGTGCTTGGGATGCGAGTGATATTGACCCCTAGGGCCGGAGAGAATACATCAGAGGCTGGAAAGAGAGCATGCTATAGGTCATATCAGATTATCCAATCTATGTGGAAGGAAATTCCTTATCGGACAAAGGACTATATTGCCAGGCCAAAAGGAAATGGGTATAAAAGTTTGCACATGGCAGTAGATGTGAGTGAAAATGGTAAGATCAGACCGTTGATGGAGATACAGATAAGAACAACTGAAATGGACAGGTTAGCAGTTGGTGGAACAGCAGCCCATTCGTTATATAAGGCTGGCCTTACTGATCCTGAGGAGGTTAGTGTCTTCTTTCCTAGAAATGAAAATATCTAAAAACAAAAGCTATGAATTCTATACATATCTAAAAAAAGGACACATGAAGACAttgaacttattttttattctttatcttCTTGAGAGATTACATGAAGGGAATCGGCATTTATGTTTTACTTGTTGATGCTCAGGCGAAGCGTCTGAAGACCATCATGCTTGCTGCGGCTGAATTGGCTGCTCTGCGCCTTAAAGATTTTCCAGGTACAAGTCATAAAGGGATTGAGATTGATCAGAGGGATAGAGTTTTTCGCCTTCTTGACAAGAATGGAGACGGTAAAATTAGCATTGAGGAGCTTACAGAAGTGATGGAAGAGCTTGGTGCCCCAGGAGAAGATGCCCGAGAAATGATGCAGCTGCTTGACTCAAACAATGATGGCTCCCTTAGCTCTGACGAATTTCATATGTTCCAAGAACAGGTGATTTGATATCCtgtataaacaataaaatatgttttgttctttgttAAGTTTGTCTTCGTGCCTTTCAGAATTCCACTTTTCATATTTTGGTCTCTTAATGAACCAAGCATCAGATTACCGAAGCTTACTTTCTCTACATGTT encodes:
- the LOC137807078 gene encoding probable GTP diphosphokinase CRSH, chloroplastic translates to MESLQFVALHSPIRHSLSKRTVSLPPAHLLAVVFRRRRGSDGGTRWWGPKACAVEVSEGGKMVMELVGAFNELTERMNVLSTSSSRILFKCLKLSIPILQASPLSPDGRSPLSKALSVAMLLADLQMDAEVISAGILREVLEAGQLSIHEIRNQIGLPTAHLLHESLRVNNIPSRIDVVDDDNAAALRKFCLTYYDIRALILDLALKLDTMRHLDYLPRYQQQILSLQVMKIHAPLAHAVGTTYLSLELEDLSFQYLFPYSYLYVDSWLRSHETGGVSLIDIYKEELLQTLKADPLLSELVDDVSVKGRYKSRYSTMKKLLKDGRKPEEVNDVLGMRVILTPRAGENTSEAGKRACYRSYQIIQSMWKEIPYRTKDYIARPKGNGYKSLHMAVDVSENGKIRPLMEIQIRTTEMDRLAVGGTAAHSLYKAGLTDPEEAKRLKTIMLAAAELAALRLKDFPGTSHKGIEIDQRDRVFRLLDKNGDGKISIEELTEVMEELGAPGEDAREMMQLLDSNNDGSLSSDEFHMFQEQVELVRNLEARDDQYKKILDEKLRMPDESGLIQVYNKEFGNRLAS